Proteins encoded by one window of Salvia splendens isolate huo1 chromosome 5, SspV2, whole genome shotgun sequence:
- the LOC121804638 gene encoding serine/threonine-protein phosphatase 7 long form homolog has product MYRWKGTTQIGNAPRHSVEHYRDQISVIRPDQFIWTPYAHCILPDYCNNVTGCSLCETYLVCWAYVEAHEPGRVRRQFNRYQDIPQNVDRMLRNADHLGKNDRRGKKGNNWANTHQFYIGEWDMRYERFQAAEYAAPMSLDIPMSPGYMAWYNRITVTYMTRPGARATAGMNESAASMRLFVEAFQQVFHLTTEDEMDPPSATDSRNC; this is encoded by the exons ATGTACAGGTGGAAAGGAACAACGCAGATAGGAAATGCTCCTAGACACTCGGTTGAGCATTATCGTGACCAAATATCTGTGATTAGACCTGACCAG TTTATCTGGACGCCATACGCACATTGCATACTGCCTGACTACTGCAATAATGTGACTGGATGCTCTCTGTGCGAGACCTACTTGGTATGTTGGGCCTATGTCGAGGCCCATGAGCCTGGACGAGTGCGCCGACAGTTCAATCGGTATCAGGATATACCGCAGAATGTAGACAGGATGCTAAGGAACGCCGATCATTTAGGCAAAAATGATCGGCGTGGTAAGAAGGGCAACAACTGGGCAAACACGCATCAGTTCTACATTGGGGAGTGGGACATGAGGTACGAAAGGTTCCAAGCTGCCGAATACGCCGCACCGATGTCCTTGGATATTCCCATGAGCCCGGGTTATATGGCGTGGTATAACAGAATTACCGTGACGTACATGACTCGGCCTGGGGCACGAGCCACTGCTGGGATGAATGAGTCGGCTGCTTCGATGCGACTATTT GTTGAGGCTTTTCAGCAAGTTTTCCATTTAACTACGGAAGACGAAATGGACCCCCCGAGTGCGACAGATTCGAGAAATTGTTAG